A window of the Coturnix japonica isolate 7356 chromosome 12, Coturnix japonica 2.1, whole genome shotgun sequence genome harbors these coding sequences:
- the BRPF1 gene encoding peregrin isoform X1: MGVDFDVKTFCHNLRATKPPYECPVGSCRKIYKSYSGIEYHLYHYDHDNPPPPQQPPLRKHKKKGRQGRANDRPSPEPSEASQSPGREVMTYAQAQRMVEVDLHGRVHRISIFDNLDVVSEDEETADEALDGGGNKENGDSQAAAASAAAPKSAKQKSKEKRKDSNHHHHHHNAAAGAAPKLPEVVYRELEQDTPDAPPRPTSYYRYIEKSAEELDEEVEYDMDEEDYIWLDIMNERRKTEGVSPIPQEIFEYLMDRLEKESYFESHNKGDPNALVDEDAVCCICNDGECQNSNVILFCDMCNLAVHQECYGVPYIPEGQWLCRRCLQSPSRAVDCALCPNKGGAFKQTDDGRWAHVVCALWIPEVCFANTVFLEPIDSIEHIPPARWKLTCYICKQRGSGACIQCHKANCYTAFHVTCAQRAGLFMKMEPVRETGANGTSFSVRKTAYCDIHTPPGSVRRLPALSHSEGEEEDEEEEEEGKSWSSEKVKKAKAKSRIKMKKARKILAEKRAAAPVVSVPCIPPHRLSKITNRLTIQRKSQFMQRLHNYWLLKRQSRNGVPLLRRLQTHLQSQRNCDQRDTEDKNWALKEQLKSWQRLRHDLERARLLVELIRKREKLKRETIKVQQVALEMQLTPFLILLRKTLEHLQEKDTGNIFSEPVPLSEVTEIYEVPDYLDHIKKPMDFQTMKQNLEAYRYLNFDDFEEDFNLIINNCLKYNAKDTIFYRAAVRLREQGGVVLRQARRQAEKMGIDFETGMHFPHCVTVEEAQVQDIEDEDMRLLLSENQKHLPLEEQLKILLERLDEVNAGKQSIGRSRRAKMIKKEITVLRRKLAHPRDLGRDGLERHSSSARGVLQSHNPCEKDLQTDSAAEESSSQETGKGLGPNSSSTPAHEVGRRTSVLFSKKNPKTAGPPKRPGRPPKNRDSQIAPGHGNSPIGPPQLPIMGSSQRQRKRGRSPRPSSSSDSDSDKSTEDAPMDLPANGFSSGNQPVKKSFLVYRNDCNLPRSSSDSESSSSSSSSAASDRTSTTPSKQGRGKPSFSRVNFPEDSSEDTSGTENESYSVGAGRGVGHSMVRKGIGRGAGWLSEDEDSSLDALDLVWAKCRGYPSYPALIIDPKMPREGLLHNGVPIPVPPMDVLKLGEQMTQEAREHLYLVLFFDNKRTWWLPAPRRQWLPRTKLVPLGVNQDLDKEKMLEGRKSNIRKSVQIAYHRAMQHRNKVQGEQSSDSSDSD; encoded by the exons ATGGGGGTCGACTTCGACGTGAAGACGTTCTGCCACAACCTGCGGGCCACCAAACCGCCCTACGAGTGCCCGGTGGGCAGCTGCCGTAAGATCTACAAGAGCTACAGCGGCATCGAGTACCACCTGTACCACTATGACCACGACAacccgccgccgccgcagcaGCCGCCGCTCCGTAAGCACAAGAAGAAGGGCCGGCAGGGCCGGGCCAACGACCGGCCGTCACCGGAACCGTCCGAGGCGTCGCAGTCCCCGGGCCGCGAGGTGATGACTTACGCGCAGGCCCAGCGCATGGTGGAGGTGGATCTGCACGGCCGCGTGCACCGCATCAGCATCTTCGACAACCTGGACGTGGTGTCCGAGGACGAGGAAACCGCCGACGAGGCGTTGGACGGCGGCGGCAATAAGGAGAACGGGGACAGCCAGGCGGCAGCCGCGTCCGCCGCCGCGCCCAAGTCGGCCAAGCAGAAGAGCAAGGAGAAGCGGAAGGATtccaaccatcaccaccaccatcacaaCGCGGCGGCTGGAGCGGCCCCCAAGCTGCCCGAGGTGGTGTATCGAGAGCTGGAGCAGGACACGCCCGACGCGCCGCCCAGACCCACCTCGTACTACAG GTACATTGAGAAGTCAGCGGAGGAGCTGGATGAGGAGGTGGAGTACGACATGGACGAGGAAGATTACATCTGGCTGGATATCATGAACGAGCGGCGGAAGACAGAGGGCGTCAGTCCCATTCCCCAGGAGATCTTTGAGTACCTgatggacaggctggagaaggagTCATACTTCGAGAGCCACAACAAGGGGGACCCCAACGCCTTGGTTGATGAGGATGCCGTGTGCTGCATCTGCAATGACGGGGAGTGCCAGAACAGCAACGTTATCCTCTTCTGTGATATGTGCAACCTGGCTGTGCACCAGGAATGCTACGGGGTGCCCTACATCCCCGAGGGACAGTGGCTGTGCAGGAGGTGCCTGCAGTCACCCTCACGAGCCGTGGACTGTGCCCTGTGCCCCAACAAGGGCGGTGCGTTCAAGCAGACGGACGATGGGCGCTGGGCACACGTGGTCTGTGCCCTCTGGATCCCGGAGGTGTGCTTTGCCAACACGGTCTTCCTGGAACCCATAGACAGCATCGAGCACATCCCACCTGCACGGTGGAAGCTGACCTGCTATATTTGCAAGCAGCGTGGCTCTGGGGCTTGCATCCAGTGTCACAAGGCAAACTGTTATACTGCTTTCCACGTCACCTGTGCCCAGCGGGCTGGTCTCTTCATGAAAATGGAGCCCGTCCGTGAGACGGGAGCAAACGGGACCTCCTTCAGCGTGCGCAAAACTGCCTACTGTGACATCCACACACCTCCAGGCTCCGTGCGCAGGCTGCCTGCGCTTTCCCACAGcgagggggaagaggaagatgaggaagaggaggaggaaggcaagaGCTGGAGCTCTGAGAAGGTGAAAAAGGCAAAGGCCAAGTCGAGAATCAAAATGAAGAAGGCGCGGAAGATCCTGGCAGAAAAACGAGCTGCAGCACCTGTGGTTTCTGTTCCCTGCATCCCCCCCCACAG gCTCAGCAAGATTACCAATCGTTTAACTATCCAGAGGAAGAGTCAGTTCATGCAGAGGCTCCACAACTACTGGCTGCTGAAGCGGCAGTCCCGCAACGGTGTCCCTCTGCTGCGCCGCCTTCAGACACACCTGCAGTCCCAGAGGAACTGTGATCAG AGAGACACTGAGGATAAGAACTGGGCcctgaaggagcagctgaagtcaTGGCAGCGCCTCCGCCATGACCTAGAGCGCGCGCGCTTGCTGGTGGAGCTGATACGCAAGCGGGAGAAGCTCAAGAGAGAGACG ATCAAAGTGCAGCAGGTGGCACTAGAAATGCAGCTGACCcccttcctcatcctcctccgCAAGACACTCGAGCATCTGCAGGAGAAAGACACGGGCAACATCTTCAGTGAGCCGGTCCCTCTGTCTGAGGTAACAGAAATCTACGAA GTCCCAGACTACCTGGATCACATCAAGAAGCCGATGGATTTTCagacaatgaaacaaaacctgGAAGCATACCGCTATCTGAATTTCGATGACTTTGAGGAAGATTTCAACCTGATTATCAACAATTGTTTGAAATACAATGCCAAAGACACCATCTTCTACCGGGCGGCCGTCCGTCTGCGGGAGCAGGGAGGAGTGGTTCTGCGGCAAGCTCGCCGGCAGGCAGAGAAGATGGGCATTGACTTTGAGACAGGCATGCACTTCCCACACTGCGTGACTGTAGAAGAGGCTCAGGTCCAGGACATAGAGGACG AAGACATGCGACTGCTGCTCTCGGAAAATCAGAAGCACCTGCCCttggaggagcagctgaagatCTTGCTGGAGCGGCTGGATGAGGTCAATGCTGGCAAACAGAGCATAGGACGGTCCCGCCGGGCCAAGATGATCAAGAAGGAGATCACGGTCCTGCGGAGGAAGCTGGCACACCCCCGGGACCTGGGCCGAGATGGGCTGGAGCGGCACAGCTCCTCTGCCAGGGGGGTCCTGCAGTCGCACAACCCCTGCGAGAAGGATCTTCAGACAGACAGTGCTGctgaggagagcagcagccaggagaccGGCAAAG GTCTGGGTCCCAATTCTTCTTCCACTCCAGCACATGAAGTGGGCAGGAGGACCTCAGTGCTCTTCTCCAAGAAGAATCCTAAAACTGCAGGACCTCCAAAACGTCCAGGACGTCCCCCCAAGAATCGAGACAGCCAGATAGCTCCTGGGCATGGGaacagccccatagggcccccacAGCTCCCCATTATGGGGTCCTCCCAGCGGCAGAGGAAGCGGGGCCGAAGCCCACgccccagctccagctccgATAGCGACAGTGACAAATCCACTGAAGATGCTCCCATGG ACCTGCCGGCCAATGGCTTCAGCAGTGGGAACCAGCCAGTGAAGAAGAGCTTCCTGGTGTACCGCAACGACTGTAACCTTCCACGCAGCAGCTCCGACTCTgagtccagcagcagcagcagcagcagtgcagcctcaGACCGTACCAG CACAACGCCCTCAAAGCAGGGCAGGGGGAAGCCCTCCTTCTCCCGCGTGAACTTCCCTGAGGACAGCAGCGAGGACACATCAGGAACAGAGAACGAGTCCTACTCTGTGGGTGCTGGGCGAGGCGTGGGGCACAGCA TGGTGCGGAAGGGCATTGGCCGTGGTGCAGGGTGGCTCTCTGAGGATGAGGATTCTTCCCTGGACGCTTTGGATCTGGTGTGGGCCAAGTGCCGGGGCTACCCCTCCTACCCAGCACTG ATAATCGACCCCAAGATGCCACGTGAGGGGCTGCTCCACAATGGAGTCCCCATCCCAGTCCCACCCATGGATGTGCTGAAGCTGGGGGAGCAGATGACTCAGGAAGCGCGCGAGCACCTCTACCTCGTCCTCTTCTTCGACAACAAACGCACTTG GTGGCTCCCCGCTCCCCGCAGGCAGTGGCTGCCCCGCACCAAACTGGTGCCGCTGGGCGTCAACCAGGACCTGGATAAAGAGAAGATGCTGGAGGGCCGCAAATCCAACATCCGCAAATCGGTGCAGATCGCGTATCACCGCGCCATGCAGCACCGCAACAAGGTGCAGGGCGAGCAGAGCAGCGACTCCAGCGACAGCGACTGA
- the BRPF1 gene encoding peregrin isoform X4, which produces MGVDFDVKTFCHNLRATKPPYECPVGSCRKIYKSYSGIEYHLYHYDHDNPPPPQQPPLRKHKKKGRQGRANDRPSPEPSEASQSPGREVMTYAQAQRMVEVDLHGRVHRISIFDNLDVVSEDEETADEALDGGGNKENGDSQAAAASAAAPKSAKQKSKEKRKDSNHHHHHHNAAAGAAPKLPEVVYRELEQDTPDAPPRPTSYYRYIEKSAEELDEEVEYDMDEEDYIWLDIMNERRKTEGVSPIPQEIFEYLMDRLEKESYFESHNKGDPNALVDEDAVCCICNDGECQNSNVILFCDMCNLAVHQECYGVPYIPEGQWLCRRCLQSPSRAVDCALCPNKGGAFKQTDDGRWAHVVCALWIPEVCFANTVFLEPIDSIEHIPPARWKLTCYICKQRGSGACIQCHKANCYTAFHVTCAQRAGLFMKMEPVRETGANGTSFSVRKTAYCDIHTPPGSVRRLPALSHSEGEEEDEEEEEEGKSWSSEKVKKAKAKSRIKMKKARKILAEKRAAAPVVSVPCIPPHRLSKITNRLTIQRKSQFMQRLHNYWLLKRQSRNGVPLLRRLQTHLQSQRNCDQRDTEDKNWALKEQLKSWQRLRHDLERARLLVELIRKREKLKRETIKVQQVALEMQLTPFLILLRKTLEHLQEKDTGNIFSEPVPLSEVTEIYEVPDYLDHIKKPMDFQTMKQNLEAYRYLNFDDFEEDFNLIINNCLKYNAKDTIFYRAAVRLREQGGVVLRQARRQAEKMGIDFETGMHFPHCVTVEEAQVQDIEDEDMRLLLSENQKHLPLEEQLKILLERLDEVNAGKQSIGRSRRAKMIKKEITVLRRKLAHPRDLGRDGLERHSSSARGVLQSHNPCEKDLQTDSAAEESSSQETGKGLGPNSSSTPAHEVGRRTSVLFSKKNPKTAGPPKRPGRPPKNRDSQIAPGHGNSPIGPPQLPIMGSSQRQRKRGRSPRPSSSSDSDSDKSTEDAPMDLPANGFSSGNQPVKKSFLVYRNDCNLPRSSSDSESSSSSSSSAASDRTSTTPSKQGRGKPSFSRVNFPEDSSEDTSGTENESYSVGAGRGVGHSMVRKGIGRGAGWLSEDEDSSLDALDLVWAKCRGYPSYPALIIDPKMPREGLLHNGVPIPVPPMDVLKLGEQMTQEAREHLYLVLFFDNKRTWQWLPRTKLVPLGVNQDLDKEKMLEGRKSNIRKSVQIAYHRAMQHRNKVQGEQSSDSSDSD; this is translated from the exons ATGGGGGTCGACTTCGACGTGAAGACGTTCTGCCACAACCTGCGGGCCACCAAACCGCCCTACGAGTGCCCGGTGGGCAGCTGCCGTAAGATCTACAAGAGCTACAGCGGCATCGAGTACCACCTGTACCACTATGACCACGACAacccgccgccgccgcagcaGCCGCCGCTCCGTAAGCACAAGAAGAAGGGCCGGCAGGGCCGGGCCAACGACCGGCCGTCACCGGAACCGTCCGAGGCGTCGCAGTCCCCGGGCCGCGAGGTGATGACTTACGCGCAGGCCCAGCGCATGGTGGAGGTGGATCTGCACGGCCGCGTGCACCGCATCAGCATCTTCGACAACCTGGACGTGGTGTCCGAGGACGAGGAAACCGCCGACGAGGCGTTGGACGGCGGCGGCAATAAGGAGAACGGGGACAGCCAGGCGGCAGCCGCGTCCGCCGCCGCGCCCAAGTCGGCCAAGCAGAAGAGCAAGGAGAAGCGGAAGGATtccaaccatcaccaccaccatcacaaCGCGGCGGCTGGAGCGGCCCCCAAGCTGCCCGAGGTGGTGTATCGAGAGCTGGAGCAGGACACGCCCGACGCGCCGCCCAGACCCACCTCGTACTACAG GTACATTGAGAAGTCAGCGGAGGAGCTGGATGAGGAGGTGGAGTACGACATGGACGAGGAAGATTACATCTGGCTGGATATCATGAACGAGCGGCGGAAGACAGAGGGCGTCAGTCCCATTCCCCAGGAGATCTTTGAGTACCTgatggacaggctggagaaggagTCATACTTCGAGAGCCACAACAAGGGGGACCCCAACGCCTTGGTTGATGAGGATGCCGTGTGCTGCATCTGCAATGACGGGGAGTGCCAGAACAGCAACGTTATCCTCTTCTGTGATATGTGCAACCTGGCTGTGCACCAGGAATGCTACGGGGTGCCCTACATCCCCGAGGGACAGTGGCTGTGCAGGAGGTGCCTGCAGTCACCCTCACGAGCCGTGGACTGTGCCCTGTGCCCCAACAAGGGCGGTGCGTTCAAGCAGACGGACGATGGGCGCTGGGCACACGTGGTCTGTGCCCTCTGGATCCCGGAGGTGTGCTTTGCCAACACGGTCTTCCTGGAACCCATAGACAGCATCGAGCACATCCCACCTGCACGGTGGAAGCTGACCTGCTATATTTGCAAGCAGCGTGGCTCTGGGGCTTGCATCCAGTGTCACAAGGCAAACTGTTATACTGCTTTCCACGTCACCTGTGCCCAGCGGGCTGGTCTCTTCATGAAAATGGAGCCCGTCCGTGAGACGGGAGCAAACGGGACCTCCTTCAGCGTGCGCAAAACTGCCTACTGTGACATCCACACACCTCCAGGCTCCGTGCGCAGGCTGCCTGCGCTTTCCCACAGcgagggggaagaggaagatgaggaagaggaggaggaaggcaagaGCTGGAGCTCTGAGAAGGTGAAAAAGGCAAAGGCCAAGTCGAGAATCAAAATGAAGAAGGCGCGGAAGATCCTGGCAGAAAAACGAGCTGCAGCACCTGTGGTTTCTGTTCCCTGCATCCCCCCCCACAG gCTCAGCAAGATTACCAATCGTTTAACTATCCAGAGGAAGAGTCAGTTCATGCAGAGGCTCCACAACTACTGGCTGCTGAAGCGGCAGTCCCGCAACGGTGTCCCTCTGCTGCGCCGCCTTCAGACACACCTGCAGTCCCAGAGGAACTGTGATCAG AGAGACACTGAGGATAAGAACTGGGCcctgaaggagcagctgaagtcaTGGCAGCGCCTCCGCCATGACCTAGAGCGCGCGCGCTTGCTGGTGGAGCTGATACGCAAGCGGGAGAAGCTCAAGAGAGAGACG ATCAAAGTGCAGCAGGTGGCACTAGAAATGCAGCTGACCcccttcctcatcctcctccgCAAGACACTCGAGCATCTGCAGGAGAAAGACACGGGCAACATCTTCAGTGAGCCGGTCCCTCTGTCTGAGGTAACAGAAATCTACGAA GTCCCAGACTACCTGGATCACATCAAGAAGCCGATGGATTTTCagacaatgaaacaaaacctgGAAGCATACCGCTATCTGAATTTCGATGACTTTGAGGAAGATTTCAACCTGATTATCAACAATTGTTTGAAATACAATGCCAAAGACACCATCTTCTACCGGGCGGCCGTCCGTCTGCGGGAGCAGGGAGGAGTGGTTCTGCGGCAAGCTCGCCGGCAGGCAGAGAAGATGGGCATTGACTTTGAGACAGGCATGCACTTCCCACACTGCGTGACTGTAGAAGAGGCTCAGGTCCAGGACATAGAGGACG AAGACATGCGACTGCTGCTCTCGGAAAATCAGAAGCACCTGCCCttggaggagcagctgaagatCTTGCTGGAGCGGCTGGATGAGGTCAATGCTGGCAAACAGAGCATAGGACGGTCCCGCCGGGCCAAGATGATCAAGAAGGAGATCACGGTCCTGCGGAGGAAGCTGGCACACCCCCGGGACCTGGGCCGAGATGGGCTGGAGCGGCACAGCTCCTCTGCCAGGGGGGTCCTGCAGTCGCACAACCCCTGCGAGAAGGATCTTCAGACAGACAGTGCTGctgaggagagcagcagccaggagaccGGCAAAG GTCTGGGTCCCAATTCTTCTTCCACTCCAGCACATGAAGTGGGCAGGAGGACCTCAGTGCTCTTCTCCAAGAAGAATCCTAAAACTGCAGGACCTCCAAAACGTCCAGGACGTCCCCCCAAGAATCGAGACAGCCAGATAGCTCCTGGGCATGGGaacagccccatagggcccccacAGCTCCCCATTATGGGGTCCTCCCAGCGGCAGAGGAAGCGGGGCCGAAGCCCACgccccagctccagctccgATAGCGACAGTGACAAATCCACTGAAGATGCTCCCATGG ACCTGCCGGCCAATGGCTTCAGCAGTGGGAACCAGCCAGTGAAGAAGAGCTTCCTGGTGTACCGCAACGACTGTAACCTTCCACGCAGCAGCTCCGACTCTgagtccagcagcagcagcagcagcagtgcagcctcaGACCGTACCAG CACAACGCCCTCAAAGCAGGGCAGGGGGAAGCCCTCCTTCTCCCGCGTGAACTTCCCTGAGGACAGCAGCGAGGACACATCAGGAACAGAGAACGAGTCCTACTCTGTGGGTGCTGGGCGAGGCGTGGGGCACAGCA TGGTGCGGAAGGGCATTGGCCGTGGTGCAGGGTGGCTCTCTGAGGATGAGGATTCTTCCCTGGACGCTTTGGATCTGGTGTGGGCCAAGTGCCGGGGCTACCCCTCCTACCCAGCACTG ATAATCGACCCCAAGATGCCACGTGAGGGGCTGCTCCACAATGGAGTCCCCATCCCAGTCCCACCCATGGATGTGCTGAAGCTGGGGGAGCAGATGACTCAGGAAGCGCGCGAGCACCTCTACCTCGTCCTCTTCTTCGACAACAAACGCACTTG GCAGTGGCTGCCCCGCACCAAACTGGTGCCGCTGGGCGTCAACCAGGACCTGGATAAAGAGAAGATGCTGGAGGGCCGCAAATCCAACATCCGCAAATCGGTGCAGATCGCGTATCACCGCGCCATGCAGCACCGCAACAAGGTGCAGGGCGAGCAGAGCAGCGACTCCAGCGACAGCGACTGA
- the BRPF1 gene encoding peregrin isoform X3: MGVDFDVKTFCHNLRATKPPYECPVGSCRKIYKSYSGIEYHLYHYDHDNPPPPQQPPLRKHKKKGRQGRANDRPSPEPSEASQSPGREVMTYAQAQRMVEVDLHGRVHRISIFDNLDVVSEDEETADEALDGGGNKENGDSQAAAASAAAPKSAKQKSKEKRKDSNHHHHHHNAAAGAAPKLPEVVYRELEQDTPDAPPRPTSYYRYIEKSAEELDEEVEYDMDEEDYIWLDIMNERRKTEGVSPIPQEIFEYLMDRLEKESYFESHNKGDPNALVDEDAVCCICNDGECQNSNVILFCDMCNLAVHQECYGVPYIPEGQWLCRRCLQSPSRAVDCALCPNKGGAFKQTDDGRWAHVVCALWIPEVCFANTVFLEPIDSIEHIPPARWKLTCYICKQRGSGACIQCHKANCYTAFHVTCAQRAGLFMKMEPVRETGANGTSFSVRKTAYCDIHTPPGSVRRLPALSHSEGEEEDEEEEEEGKSWSSEKVKKAKAKSRIKMKKARKILAEKRAAAPVVSVPCIPPHRLSKITNRLTIQRKSQFMQRLHNYWLLKRQSRNGVPLLRRLQTHLQSQRNCDQRDTEDKNWALKEQLKSWQRLRHDLERARLLVELIRKREKLKRETIKVQQVALEMQLTPFLILLRKTLEHLQEKDTGNIFSEPVPLSEVPDYLDHIKKPMDFQTMKQNLEAYRYLNFDDFEEDFNLIINNCLKYNAKDTIFYRAAVRLREQGGVVLRQARRQAEKMGIDFETGMHFPHCVTVEEAQVQDIEDEDMRLLLSENQKHLPLEEQLKILLERLDEVNAGKQSIGRSRRAKMIKKEITVLRRKLAHPRDLGRDGLERHSSSARGVLQSHNPCEKDLQTDSAAEESSSQETGKGLGPNSSSTPAHEVGRRTSVLFSKKNPKTAGPPKRPGRPPKNRDSQIAPGHGNSPIGPPQLPIMGSSQRQRKRGRSPRPSSSSDSDSDKSTEDAPMDLPANGFSSGNQPVKKSFLVYRNDCNLPRSSSDSESSSSSSSSAASDRTSTTPSKQGRGKPSFSRVNFPEDSSEDTSGTENESYSVGAGRGVGHSMVRKGIGRGAGWLSEDEDSSLDALDLVWAKCRGYPSYPALIIDPKMPREGLLHNGVPIPVPPMDVLKLGEQMTQEAREHLYLVLFFDNKRTWWLPAPRRQWLPRTKLVPLGVNQDLDKEKMLEGRKSNIRKSVQIAYHRAMQHRNKVQGEQSSDSSDSD, from the exons ATGGGGGTCGACTTCGACGTGAAGACGTTCTGCCACAACCTGCGGGCCACCAAACCGCCCTACGAGTGCCCGGTGGGCAGCTGCCGTAAGATCTACAAGAGCTACAGCGGCATCGAGTACCACCTGTACCACTATGACCACGACAacccgccgccgccgcagcaGCCGCCGCTCCGTAAGCACAAGAAGAAGGGCCGGCAGGGCCGGGCCAACGACCGGCCGTCACCGGAACCGTCCGAGGCGTCGCAGTCCCCGGGCCGCGAGGTGATGACTTACGCGCAGGCCCAGCGCATGGTGGAGGTGGATCTGCACGGCCGCGTGCACCGCATCAGCATCTTCGACAACCTGGACGTGGTGTCCGAGGACGAGGAAACCGCCGACGAGGCGTTGGACGGCGGCGGCAATAAGGAGAACGGGGACAGCCAGGCGGCAGCCGCGTCCGCCGCCGCGCCCAAGTCGGCCAAGCAGAAGAGCAAGGAGAAGCGGAAGGATtccaaccatcaccaccaccatcacaaCGCGGCGGCTGGAGCGGCCCCCAAGCTGCCCGAGGTGGTGTATCGAGAGCTGGAGCAGGACACGCCCGACGCGCCGCCCAGACCCACCTCGTACTACAG GTACATTGAGAAGTCAGCGGAGGAGCTGGATGAGGAGGTGGAGTACGACATGGACGAGGAAGATTACATCTGGCTGGATATCATGAACGAGCGGCGGAAGACAGAGGGCGTCAGTCCCATTCCCCAGGAGATCTTTGAGTACCTgatggacaggctggagaaggagTCATACTTCGAGAGCCACAACAAGGGGGACCCCAACGCCTTGGTTGATGAGGATGCCGTGTGCTGCATCTGCAATGACGGGGAGTGCCAGAACAGCAACGTTATCCTCTTCTGTGATATGTGCAACCTGGCTGTGCACCAGGAATGCTACGGGGTGCCCTACATCCCCGAGGGACAGTGGCTGTGCAGGAGGTGCCTGCAGTCACCCTCACGAGCCGTGGACTGTGCCCTGTGCCCCAACAAGGGCGGTGCGTTCAAGCAGACGGACGATGGGCGCTGGGCACACGTGGTCTGTGCCCTCTGGATCCCGGAGGTGTGCTTTGCCAACACGGTCTTCCTGGAACCCATAGACAGCATCGAGCACATCCCACCTGCACGGTGGAAGCTGACCTGCTATATTTGCAAGCAGCGTGGCTCTGGGGCTTGCATCCAGTGTCACAAGGCAAACTGTTATACTGCTTTCCACGTCACCTGTGCCCAGCGGGCTGGTCTCTTCATGAAAATGGAGCCCGTCCGTGAGACGGGAGCAAACGGGACCTCCTTCAGCGTGCGCAAAACTGCCTACTGTGACATCCACACACCTCCAGGCTCCGTGCGCAGGCTGCCTGCGCTTTCCCACAGcgagggggaagaggaagatgaggaagaggaggaggaaggcaagaGCTGGAGCTCTGAGAAGGTGAAAAAGGCAAAGGCCAAGTCGAGAATCAAAATGAAGAAGGCGCGGAAGATCCTGGCAGAAAAACGAGCTGCAGCACCTGTGGTTTCTGTTCCCTGCATCCCCCCCCACAG gCTCAGCAAGATTACCAATCGTTTAACTATCCAGAGGAAGAGTCAGTTCATGCAGAGGCTCCACAACTACTGGCTGCTGAAGCGGCAGTCCCGCAACGGTGTCCCTCTGCTGCGCCGCCTTCAGACACACCTGCAGTCCCAGAGGAACTGTGATCAG AGAGACACTGAGGATAAGAACTGGGCcctgaaggagcagctgaagtcaTGGCAGCGCCTCCGCCATGACCTAGAGCGCGCGCGCTTGCTGGTGGAGCTGATACGCAAGCGGGAGAAGCTCAAGAGAGAGACG ATCAAAGTGCAGCAGGTGGCACTAGAAATGCAGCTGACCcccttcctcatcctcctccgCAAGACACTCGAGCATCTGCAGGAGAAAGACACGGGCAACATCTTCAGTGAGCCGGTCCCTCTGTCTGAG GTCCCAGACTACCTGGATCACATCAAGAAGCCGATGGATTTTCagacaatgaaacaaaacctgGAAGCATACCGCTATCTGAATTTCGATGACTTTGAGGAAGATTTCAACCTGATTATCAACAATTGTTTGAAATACAATGCCAAAGACACCATCTTCTACCGGGCGGCCGTCCGTCTGCGGGAGCAGGGAGGAGTGGTTCTGCGGCAAGCTCGCCGGCAGGCAGAGAAGATGGGCATTGACTTTGAGACAGGCATGCACTTCCCACACTGCGTGACTGTAGAAGAGGCTCAGGTCCAGGACATAGAGGACG AAGACATGCGACTGCTGCTCTCGGAAAATCAGAAGCACCTGCCCttggaggagcagctgaagatCTTGCTGGAGCGGCTGGATGAGGTCAATGCTGGCAAACAGAGCATAGGACGGTCCCGCCGGGCCAAGATGATCAAGAAGGAGATCACGGTCCTGCGGAGGAAGCTGGCACACCCCCGGGACCTGGGCCGAGATGGGCTGGAGCGGCACAGCTCCTCTGCCAGGGGGGTCCTGCAGTCGCACAACCCCTGCGAGAAGGATCTTCAGACAGACAGTGCTGctgaggagagcagcagccaggagaccGGCAAAG GTCTGGGTCCCAATTCTTCTTCCACTCCAGCACATGAAGTGGGCAGGAGGACCTCAGTGCTCTTCTCCAAGAAGAATCCTAAAACTGCAGGACCTCCAAAACGTCCAGGACGTCCCCCCAAGAATCGAGACAGCCAGATAGCTCCTGGGCATGGGaacagccccatagggcccccacAGCTCCCCATTATGGGGTCCTCCCAGCGGCAGAGGAAGCGGGGCCGAAGCCCACgccccagctccagctccgATAGCGACAGTGACAAATCCACTGAAGATGCTCCCATGG ACCTGCCGGCCAATGGCTTCAGCAGTGGGAACCAGCCAGTGAAGAAGAGCTTCCTGGTGTACCGCAACGACTGTAACCTTCCACGCAGCAGCTCCGACTCTgagtccagcagcagcagcagcagcagtgcagcctcaGACCGTACCAG CACAACGCCCTCAAAGCAGGGCAGGGGGAAGCCCTCCTTCTCCCGCGTGAACTTCCCTGAGGACAGCAGCGAGGACACATCAGGAACAGAGAACGAGTCCTACTCTGTGGGTGCTGGGCGAGGCGTGGGGCACAGCA TGGTGCGGAAGGGCATTGGCCGTGGTGCAGGGTGGCTCTCTGAGGATGAGGATTCTTCCCTGGACGCTTTGGATCTGGTGTGGGCCAAGTGCCGGGGCTACCCCTCCTACCCAGCACTG ATAATCGACCCCAAGATGCCACGTGAGGGGCTGCTCCACAATGGAGTCCCCATCCCAGTCCCACCCATGGATGTGCTGAAGCTGGGGGAGCAGATGACTCAGGAAGCGCGCGAGCACCTCTACCTCGTCCTCTTCTTCGACAACAAACGCACTTG GTGGCTCCCCGCTCCCCGCAGGCAGTGGCTGCCCCGCACCAAACTGGTGCCGCTGGGCGTCAACCAGGACCTGGATAAAGAGAAGATGCTGGAGGGCCGCAAATCCAACATCCGCAAATCGGTGCAGATCGCGTATCACCGCGCCATGCAGCACCGCAACAAGGTGCAGGGCGAGCAGAGCAGCGACTCCAGCGACAGCGACTGA